A DNA window from Mobula birostris isolate sMobBir1 chromosome 3, sMobBir1.hap1, whole genome shotgun sequence contains the following coding sequences:
- the tmem150c gene encoding transmembrane protein 150C: MARTPLWRLKSKKQKCNLHPPFLSIAGDTPPESCIFSQVMNMTAFLVTAVAVLRYSQLKAKVMKPWLNIFGLISLSLSSFGMTIIANFQLSNERIIHNVGAVTAIGFGTAACWIQAVLTFQGNINNQGRKLGILRVILSVVITLGFITYFLLLAQHSYLHGARVQWTLITCLLLYEVTFAVDFWHYDFEVHGREKQTNSTETVASVTSECYSEHV; the protein is encoded by the exons ATGGCTCGGACGCCTCTCTGGCGGCTGAAAAGCAA GAAACAGAAATGCAATTTACACCCTCCTTTTTTAAG TATTGCAGGTGATACCCCTCCTGAAAGCTGTATTTTTAGCCAAGTAATGAATATGACAGCGTTTCTAG TGACTGCTGTTGCTGTCCTCCGTTATTCACAGCTTAAAGCAAAAGTGATGAAACCATGGCTCAATATCTTTGGGCTGATATCACTTTCTCTATCATCTTTTGGAATGACAATAATAGCGAATTTTCAG CTGTCTAATGAGAGAATAATACATAACGTTGGTGCAGTCACCGCCATTGGCTTTGGAACAGCAGCCTGTTGGATTCAAGCAGTTCTGACTTTCCAAGGGAATATAAATAATCAAGGGCGAAAACTTGGAATCCTCCGTGTTATCCTCTCAGTGGTAATCACCTTGGGGTTCATCACGT ACTTTCTTCTGCTAGCTCAGCATAGCTATTTGCATGGAGCAAGAGTTCAATGGACTTTAATAACATGTTTGCTCTTgtatgaagtgacatttgcagtggACTTTTGGCATTATGATTTTGAGGTCCATGGCAGAGAGAAGCAAACAAATTCAACGGAAACTGTAGCCAGCGTCACCTCTGAGTGTTATTCAGAGCACGTATAG